A window of the Dioscorea cayenensis subsp. rotundata cultivar TDr96_F1 chromosome 14, TDr96_F1_v2_PseudoChromosome.rev07_lg8_w22 25.fasta, whole genome shotgun sequence genome harbors these coding sequences:
- the LOC120275468 gene encoding uncharacterized protein LOC120275468: MMVGALAAFFVLFVPMGLAGWHLSRNKVLFFSGALFISLAIAVHLTPYFPSISRLLVPLPSSSPPVLSPISCLSSIHDVFWSSHDPPSWSWSRSNPALSCGFQKLTRSDASDLLNGSRIIVAGDSQARLLALSVLSLILDHTAMDTVRADLFKRHSDYHISVPENGADLDFVWAPYESNLTETLRRIEVNERYPDVVVMGDGLWHMLHFTSALDYGVALRDVRRSATGTGRSRHMFWLGMPTLVSAKLNTEEKRMRMNMSIWASYEQEVNSSGLLRQFGGPFLLLDVGLLSRGCGSRCTVDGMHYDEVVYEAALHIMLNALLIESHQRI; this comes from the coding sequence ATGATGGTCGGCGCCCTGGCGGCGTTCTTCGTCCTCTTCGTCCCCATGGGCCTCGCTGGCTGGCATCTCTCCCGTAACAAGGTTCTCTTCTTCAGCGGCGCACTCTTCATCTCCCTTGCCATTGCCGTCCATCTCACTCCCTACTTCCCCTCCATCTCCCGCCTTCTTGTTCCTCTCCCTTCATCCTCTCCCCCTGTCCTCTCCCCCATCTCCTGTCTCTCCTCCATCCACGACGTCTTCTGGTCGTCCCATGATCCGCCATCCTGGTCTTGGTCCCGATCTAACCCCGCCCTCTCATGTGGCTTCCAGAAACTCACACGCTCTGACGCCTCCGATCTCCTCAACGGTTCACGGATCATCGTCGCCGGTGATTCCCAGGCCCGCCTCCTCGCTCTCTCCGTCCTCTCCCTCATCCTCGACCACACCGCCATGGACACAGTCCGCGCCGACCTCTTCAAGCGCCATAGTGACTACCACATCTCCGTCCCTGAGAACGGTGCAGATCTCGATTTCGTCTGGGCGCCATATGAATCGAATCTCACTGAAACCCTAAGGAGGATCGAGGTGAACGAGAGGTATCCTGATGTAGTTGTAATGGGTGACGGACTCTGGCACATGCTGCATTTCACTAGTGCGTTGGATTACGGTGTGGCGTTGAGGGATGTTAGGAGGTCGGCAACGGGGACTGGGAGGTCCCGACACATGTTCTGGCTGGGGATGCCGACGCTGGTGAGTGCGAAGCTCAATACGGAGGAAAAGAGGATGAGGATGAACATGAGTATATGGGCATCTTACGAGCAGGAGGTGAACAGCAGTGGGCTGTTGAGGCAGTTTGGCGGGCCATTTCTTTTGCTGGATGTCGGGCTTTTGAGTAGAGGATGCGGGAGTCGGTGCACAGTGGACGGAATGCACTATGATGAGGTGGTTTATGAAGCGGCACTTCATATAATGCTCAATGCTTTGCTGATTGAGTCTCACCAGAGGATTTGA
- the LOC120275144 gene encoding expansin-A10, whose translation MPQFPFPLLLLILFPLAGATRPPSSYSSAALTEWRHARASYYAAADPRDSVGGACGYGDLSRAGYGMATAGLSEALFEKGAACGGCYEVRCVEELRFCIAGTSIAVTATNFCAPNYGLPSDAGGLCNPPNHHFVMPIAAFEKIAIWKAGVMPIQYRRVKCVREGGLRFTIAGQGYFYSVLISNVAGAGDVTAVKIKGSMTGWLSMGRNWGQNWHINADLKGQALSFEVTTSDGVTLTTYNVAPKDWSFGRTYIGKQFPF comes from the exons ATGCCCCAATTCCCTTTCCCACTCCTCCTTCTCATCCTATTCCCTCTCGCCGGAGCTACCCGGCCGCCGTCTTCCTACTCGTCGGCGGCGCTCACTGAGTGGCGCCATGCACGTGCCTCCTACTACGCCGCCGCCGATCCACGCGATTCCGTCG GAGGTGCATGCGGGTATGGGGATCTAAGCAGAGCTGGGTATGGCATGGCGACAGCCGGGCTCAGCGAGGCGTTGTTTGAAAAGGGGGCGGCGTGCGGAGGGTGCTACGAGGTGCGGTGCGTGGAGGAGCTGAGGTTTTGCATAGCTGGGACTTCGATCGCCGTCACCGCCACCAACTTCTGCGCGCCCAATTACGGTCTTCCCTCCGACGCCGGCGGGCTTTGCAACCCTCCGAACCACCATTTCGTGATGCCCATCGCCGCCTTTGAGAAGATCGCCATCTGGAAGGCCGGCGTCATGCCCATCCAGTACCGCCG AGTAAAGTGTGTAAGGGAGGGGGGCTTGAGGTTCACCATCGCCGGGCAGGGATACTTTTACTCGGTGCTTATCAGCAATGTGGCAGGCGCCGGTGATGTAACAGCGGTGAAGATCAAGGGATCAATGACCGGGTGGCTTTCCATGGGACGGAACTGGGGCCAAAACTGGCACATCAACGCCGATCTTAAAGGCCAGGCTCTCTCTTTTGAAGTCACCACCAGCGACGGTGTCACTCTCACCACCTACAACGTCGCCCCCAAAGACTGGAGTTTTGGCCGGACCTACATTGGCAAGCAATTTCCTTTTTGA
- the LOC120275982 gene encoding growth-regulating factor 10-like isoform X2, with product MVLHTLDTMEGQKDDQEQQRPVPPPPKVARLSSDSSAPSPLMLGLGLGLGPGKPAFTFLQLQELQHQALIYKYMAAGIPVPLHLVVPIWKSVAAAAASSSSSSSSSHHYPSFMMGHGGWFMDYRNSMEPEPGRCRRTDGKKWRCSRDVVPDQKYCERHMHRGRNRSRKPVEQSASASVPTPATALQPSTSNHGTQLSISISSSGFQLNSNNVSPPRLGFSPTSVLHSSKP from the exons ATGGTTTTGCATACACTAGATACAATGGAGGGCCAAAAGGATGACCAGGAACAGCAGAGACCAGTCCCACCACCTCCCAAAGTAGCTCGCCTTTCTTCAGATTCTTCAG CTCCATCACCTTTAATGCTTGGACTTGGACTTGGCTTGGGTCCTGGCAAACCAGCTTTCACGTTCCTACAGTTGCAGGAGCTACAACACCAAGCTTTAATCTACAAGTACATGGCTGCTGGCATCCCTGTTCCTCTTCATCTAGTCGTTCCCATCTGGAAGAgcgttgctgctgctgctgcttcttcttcttcatcatcttcatcttcccaCCATTATCCTTCTT TTATGATGGGTCATGGAGGCTGGTTCATGGACTACAGGAACAGCATGGAGCCAGAGCCCGGCCGGTGCCGGAGAACGGACGGGAAGAAGTGGCGCTGCTCGCGCGACGTCGTGCCCGACCAGAAGTACTGCGAGCGCCACATGCACCGCGGCCGTAACCGTTCAAGAAAGCCTGTGGAACAATCAGCTTCTGCTTCTGTTCCTACTCCTGCAACTGCTTTGCAACCAAGCACTAGCAACCATGGAACACAGCTTTCTAtttccatttcttcttctgGTTTTCAGCTTAACAGCAATAATGTTTCACCTCCAAGGCTTGGCTTTTCTCCTACCAGTGTTCTCCATAGTTCTAAACCTTGA
- the LOC120275982 gene encoding growth-regulating factor 10-like isoform X1, with product MVLHTLDTMEGQKDDQEQQRPVPPPPKVARLSSDSSGVVTMAAPSPLMLGLGLGLGPGKPAFTFLQLQELQHQALIYKYMAAGIPVPLHLVVPIWKSVAAAAASSSSSSSSSHHYPSFMMGHGGWFMDYRNSMEPEPGRCRRTDGKKWRCSRDVVPDQKYCERHMHRGRNRSRKPVEQSASASVPTPATALQPSTSNHGTQLSISISSSGFQLNSNNVSPPRLGFSPTSVLHSSKP from the exons ATGGTTTTGCATACACTAGATACAATGGAGGGCCAAAAGGATGACCAGGAACAGCAGAGACCAGTCCCACCACCTCCCAAAGTAGCTCGCCTTTCTTCAGATTCTTCAG GAGTTGTAACAATGGCAGCTCCATCACCTTTAATGCTTGGACTTGGACTTGGCTTGGGTCCTGGCAAACCAGCTTTCACGTTCCTACAGTTGCAGGAGCTACAACACCAAGCTTTAATCTACAAGTACATGGCTGCTGGCATCCCTGTTCCTCTTCATCTAGTCGTTCCCATCTGGAAGAgcgttgctgctgctgctgcttcttcttcttcatcatcttcatcttcccaCCATTATCCTTCTT TTATGATGGGTCATGGAGGCTGGTTCATGGACTACAGGAACAGCATGGAGCCAGAGCCCGGCCGGTGCCGGAGAACGGACGGGAAGAAGTGGCGCTGCTCGCGCGACGTCGTGCCCGACCAGAAGTACTGCGAGCGCCACATGCACCGCGGCCGTAACCGTTCAAGAAAGCCTGTGGAACAATCAGCTTCTGCTTCTGTTCCTACTCCTGCAACTGCTTTGCAACCAAGCACTAGCAACCATGGAACACAGCTTTCTAtttccatttcttcttctgGTTTTCAGCTTAACAGCAATAATGTTTCACCTCCAAGGCTTGGCTTTTCTCCTACCAGTGTTCTCCATAGTTCTAAACCTTGA
- the LOC120275064 gene encoding LOW QUALITY PROTEIN: probable LRR receptor-like serine/threonine-protein kinase At1g12460 (The sequence of the model RefSeq protein was modified relative to this genomic sequence to represent the inferred CDS: deleted 4 bases in 3 codons) — protein MIPFSLLCLLLLFFFFFFFFLCPVLSATEAEKQALLDFRSSITDDPFGALASWVASADPCVFSGVLCNTAGSVERVILHEKNLTGDLPTAADSLSRLPFLNTLSLPGNRFSGFIPSSLAGIVGLRKVNLSRNVLSGQVPAFLGDLPNLRLLDLSSNSFSGEIPSAIFKNCFRTRYFSFARNLLSGLVPASISNCLRLEGFDLAFNNLSGGFPPAACAPPGITVILLSGNSLSGTVADKIVGCQSLERLDLSLNSFSGNGPFELLGLKNLSFFNISFNEFQGEIPEVGVCAERLERVDASGNQFTGGIPRSIANCRALRILNLGQNRLNESIPATIGGIEWLQMLDLHDLRLTGEIPATLGQCRFLLKMNLSGNKLEGSIPDVFFNITALEVLDLHRNKLNGSIPVSIGALKGLEFLDLSENSIGGEIPSSLLNITMLSHFNVSYNNLIGTIPSTLVKFGVDAFSHNPGLCGPPLNNNCQSNAGSKRTRFLSNTAIVAIVAAALILAGVCVITVMNIIAQRRRSGRREEEILVSESTTPPASNGSNVIIGKLVLFSKSLPTRYEDWEAGTKALLDKDCIIGGGSIGTVYKASVEGGISIAVKKLETLGTIRNQEEFEHEIGRLGGLSHPNLVQVQGYYWSSTMQLILSDYIPNGNLYQHLHGIRGSGSSSGGVRGDLFWSRRFSIALGTARALAYLHHDCQPPILHLNIKSTNILLDEKYEAKLSDYGLGKLLPILGRNYALSKFHSAVGYVAPELASQSMSYSDKCDVYSFGVVLLEIVTGRKLVDSPGAAEVVVLHDFVRRVLEDGSASDCFDRSLTGGFQEAELVQVLKLGLICTADAPSRRPSMAEVVQFLESIKNNS, from the exons ATGAttcctttctctcttctctgcttgttgttgttgttcttcttcttcttcttcttcttcttgtgtccGGTGTTGTCGGCGACGGAGGCTGAGAAGCAAGCGCTTCTGGACTTCAGGTCCTCGATCACCGACGACCCATTTGGCGCACTTGCTTCTTGGGTCGCCTCAGCTGATCCCTGCGTCTTCTCGGGCGTACTCTGTAACACTGCTGGGTCCGTTGAGAGAGTGATCCTCCACGAGAAAAACCTCACCGGGGACCTCCCCACTGCTGCGGACTCTCTCTCCCGGCTTCCTTTCCTTAATACTCTCTCGCTGCCAGGAAACCGTTTTTCTGGCTTCATCCCTTCATCTCTCGCCGGAATCGTAGGCCTTCGCAAGGTTAATCTCAGCCGCAATGTCCTCTCCGGTCAAGTCCCTGCCTTTCTTGGCGATCTCCCCAACCTCCGCCTCCTCGACCTCTCGAGTAACTCC TTTTCCGGTGAGATACCAAGTGCTATCTTCAAGAACTGTTTCCGGACCCGATAT TTTTCGTTTGCCAGGAATCTCCTCTCTGGGCTGGTTCCGGCCTCCATTTCTAACTGCTTGCGGCTTGAAGGTTTCGACTTGGCGTTCAATAATCTCTCCGGTGGGTTCCCGCCGGCGGCCTGTGCGCCGCCGGGTATCACGGTTATCTTGCTCAGTGGCAACTCGTTGTCGGGGACCGTCGCGGATAAGATCGTTGGATGCCAGAGCTTGGAAAGATTGGATCTTTCTCTTAATTCCTTCTCCGGCAACGGTCCT TTTGAACTCCTCGGCCTTAAAAATCTCAGCTTTTTCAACATTTCATTCAATGAGTTCCAGGGTGAGATCCCGGAGGTCGGAGTTTGTGCGGAGAGATTGGAGAGGGTGGACGCCTCTGGGAACCAATTCACCGGTGGAATCCCTAGAAGCATTGCGAATTGCAGAGCATTGAGGATCTTGAATCTAGGGCAGAATCGCTTGAACGAAAGCATTCCAGCGACGATTGGAGGGATCGAGTGGCTCCAGATGCTGGACCTTCATGATCTCCGACTTACCGGCGAGATTCCGGCGACTCTCGGCCAATGCCGATTCCTTCTCAAGAT GAATTTATCAGGCAATAAATTGGAAGGGAGCATCCCAGATGTGTTCTTCAACATTACAGCCCTTGAGGTTCTTGATCTTCATCGGAACAAGCTCAATGGGAGCATTCCGGTGAGCATCGGAGCATTGAAAGGACTTGAGTTCCTTGATCTCTCTGAGAATTCAATTGGTGGAGAGATCCCTTCCTCTCTGTTGAACATAACAATGCTGTCACACTTCAATGTCTCCTACAACAATCTCATTGGTACCATCCCTTCAACATTGGTGAAATTTGGTGTCGATGCATTCTCGCATAACCCTGGTCTCTGTGGTCCTCCATTGAATAACAATTGCCAGAGCAATGCCGGATCGAAAAGAACCAGATTCTTGAGTAATACAGCTATAGTTGCTATTGTTGCTGCTGCTCTGATTCTTGCTGGTGTTTGTGTAATAACTGTGATGAATATCATAGCTCAGAGGAGGAGGAGTGGCcggagagaagaagagatacTGGTCTCAGAAAGCACTACTCCTCCTGCTTCCAATGGTTCCAATGTGATAATTGGCAAGCTTGTCCTGTTCAGCAAGAGCCTCCCTACGAGGTATGAGGACTGGGAGGCAGGCACCAAGGCTTTGTTAGATAAAGATTGTATCATTGGTGGTGGCTCCATTGGAACTGTCTACAAAGCTAGTGTCGAAGGCGGAATTTCAATAGCTGTGAAGAAGCTTGAGACACTCGGAACAATCAGAAACCAAGAAGAATTCGAGCATGAGATCGGTAGGTTAGGAGGACTTAGCCACCCAAATCTTGTGCAAGTCCAAGGTTACTACTGGTCATCAACAATGCAGCTAATTCTATCTGATTACATCCCCAATGGCAATCTGTATCAGCATTTACATGGGATTAGAGGCTCAGGTAGCAGCAGTGGGGGTGTTAGGGGAGACTTGTTCTGGTCTAGAAGATTCAGTATTGCTCTTGGGACAGCTAGAGCTCTTGCTTATCTTCACCATGATTGTCAACCGCCAATTCTGCACCTCAACATCAAATCCACCAACATATTGTTAGATGAGAAGTATGAAGCTAAGTTGTCTGACTATGGTTTAGGAAAATTGCTTCCAATTCTGGGGAGGAACTATGCTTTGTCTAAGTTCCATTCTGCAGTGGGCTATGTAGCTCCTGAATTGGCTTCACAGAGCATGAGttatagtgataagtgtgatgtGTATAGCTTTGGGGTAGTTTTATTAGAGATTGTGACAGGGAGGAAGCTGGTCGACAGCCCCGGGGCGGCGGAGGTGGTGGTTCTGCATGATTTTGTGAGGAGAGTGCTGGAGGATGGCTCGGCATCGGATTGCTTTGACCGGAGCTTGACCGGAGGTTTTCAGGAAGCTGAATTGGTACAGGTTCTCAAGTTGGGATTGATCTGCACTGCAGATGCTCCATCAAGGAGGCCAAGCATGGCAGAAGTGGTTCAGTTTTTAGAGTCAATCAAGAATAATTCATAG